A window of Bufo gargarizans isolate SCDJY-AF-19 chromosome 9, ASM1485885v1, whole genome shotgun sequence contains these coding sequences:
- the LOC122919855 gene encoding uncharacterized protein LOC122919855: protein MDGLSKENVGDFSACYVKIIDPQVRGYIEKTSCLSAPRFIQFSWTLKELDKEARTFYRDVIIRVENDKSNLISNNTITPLENNKIFIIAAYYDGRESRRVRVLTIIHEEDVKELYCWFYCLNDLGYFSVKATIEIHSQWFGFPYGPADVVCPEPLNCSSQHISIHWSNITNPRHVPVFEIKNRNPQTFSANFTVCISTMFGNQDNILQFIQAIEMYRLLGAQKVVIYKNGCSKAMGRVLDYYVSKGVIEIVSWPIDKFLRTSVAWRQNMNPESQIGYYGQLAALNDCMYRNMYKSRYVIFNDVDEIILPRHNTTWDEMMEVLEKTYPDKAAYLVENHYYPKNITVPNFQTAFPKNVPGTNILQLIYYEPEIPNGFNGRKMIVNPREVIQVLVHSVLKAYKKRVFVPNDIVSLHHGRSPKQPDLPQTSLIRDTTIWKYNSTLITNVNKVLRQLNYH from the exons atgGATG GACTTTCTAAGGAGAATGTTGGCGACTTTTCTGCTTGTTATGTAAAAATAATTGACCCTCAAGTCCGTGGCTATATAGAGAAGACTTCCTGCTTATCTGCTCCAAGATTCATCCAGTTCTCATGGACTTTAAAG GAGCTGGACAAAGAGGCCAGAACCTTTTACAGGGATGTGATCATCCGTGTAGAAAACGATAAAAGCAATTTAATTTCCAATAACACAATCACACCTCTAGAAAACAATAAAATCTTCATCATAGCAGCTTATTATGATGGCAGAGAGTCCCGCCGAGTGCGTGTGTTGACCATTATCCACGAAGAAGATGTGAAGGAGCTATATTGTTGGTTTTACTGTTTGAATGACCTTGGATATTTCTCCGTAAAAGCAACCATAGAGATCCACTCCCAATGGTTTGGGTTTCCTTATGGTCCAGCAGATGTGGTCTGCCCTGAACCTCTGAACTGCTCTTCTCAGCACATCTCCATCCATTGGTCCAACATAACAAACCCAAGGCATGTTCCTGTCTTTGAGATAAAGAACCGCAATCCCCAGACTTTCTCGGCAAACTTCACAGTGTGTATCTCTACCATGTTTGGAAACCAGGACAACATATTGCAGTTTATCCAGGCCATAGAGATGTATCGTCTTCTAGGAGCCCAGAAGGTGGTCATCTACAAGAATGGCTGCAGTAAGGCCATGGGACGAGTCCTTGATTACTATGTCTCAAAAGGGGTTATAGAAATTGTATCTTGGCCAATAGACAAATTTTTGAGAACTTCTGTTGCCTGGCGCCAAAATATGAACCCTGAAAGCCAAATTGGTTATTACGGGCAGCTTGCAGCACTGAATGATTGTATGTACAGAAACATGTACAAAAGTCGATATGTCATCTTCAATGATGTGGACGAAATCATTTTGCCAAGACATAACACAACATGGGATGAAATGATGGAAGTCCTAGAGAAAACCTATCCAGATAAGGCTGCATACCTGGTAGAAAACCATTACTACCCAAAGAACATCACTGTGCCTAATTTTCAGACCGCTTTTCCTAAAAATGTACCAGGAACCAACATTCTTCAGCTGATATACTATGAGCCAGAAATTCCAAATGGCTTTAACGGCCGCAAGATGATAGTCAACCCACGGGAAGTCATTCAGGTGTTAGTTCACTCTGTATTAAAAGCTTATAAAAAAAGAGTTTTTGTTCCCAATGATATCGTAAGCCTGCACCATGGCCGGTCACCAAAGCAGCCAGATCTCCCACAGACATCTCTCATAAGAGACACGACCATATGGAAATACAATTCTACTCTTATTACAAATGTTAACAAGGTTTTGAGACAACTGAACTATCACTGA
- the LOC122919857 gene encoding LOW QUALITY PROTEIN: uncharacterized protein LOC122919857 (The sequence of the model RefSeq protein was modified relative to this genomic sequence to represent the inferred CDS: inserted 1 base in 1 codon): MYRYQKKLLLCMSVATTFTFLQWFIKSKLLITAAVKKKIENAPCNGKLSTDTITALDDNRTFIISPYYDYRDDHRSMVRILSIIHHEEVKELYCYFCCPTDKSVQISKASIDMHSDRFDFPYVTTDLLCETPPNCPAEYLSVHTSQTQKMTQLPLFQIQNQDVKPFSAEFTVCISTMFGNYSNVLQFIQTMEMYQILGAQRVMIYLNSCSPQMKKAMQYYIARGILEVVDWPIQRYLRPGTAWHHSVDPKDIGYYGQLATLNDCIYRNMYRTRFVLLNDIDEIILPFSHMIWDAMMKSLQQQNPNIGIFLFENHIFPQTVPIDVHFSDIASWKDVPGYNILQYVYREPDRPDYFNARKMIVDPRKVIQTSVHXRRVSLETALVYHCRGPLQKKLPKTSLIEDKTIWKHNASLIRNVNKVLGEISFQ, from the exons ATGTACAGATACCAAAAGAAGCTTCTACTCTGTATGTCTGTTGCAACGACTTTCACCTTTTTACAATGGTTTATAAAGAGCAAATTGCTGatcactgcagcagtgaagaagaaAATTGAGAACGCCCCTTGTAATGGCAAACTCAGCACCGATACGATTACCGCACTGGACGACAACCGGACGTTCATCATCTCGCCGTACTATGACTACAGAGATGACCATCGGTCTATGGTGCGGATTCTCAGCATTATCCACCATGAAGAGGTAAAGGAACTATACTGCTATTTCTGTTGCCCTACAGACAAGAGCGTGCAGATCTCCAAGGCGTCCATAGACATGCATAGCGATCGCTTTGACTTTCCCTATGTGACAACGGACCTTTTATGTGAGACTCCACCAAACTGCCCTGCTGAGTATTTATCTGTCCATACGTCTCAAACGCAAAAAATGACCCAATTACCTCTATTCCAAATACAAAACCAAGATGTGAAACCATTTTCTGCAGAGTTCACGGTCTGCATTTCCACCATGTTTGGGAATTACAGCAATGTGTTACAATTCATTCAGACCATGGAGATGTACCAGATCCTGGGGGCACAACGGGTCATGATCTACCTTAACAGCTGCAGCCCACAGATGAAAAAAGCTATGCAGTATTATATCGCAAGAGGGATCCTTGAGGTGGTAGACTGGCCGATCCAGCGTTACCTCAGGCCTGGCACTGCATGGCACCATTCAGTTGACCCCAAAGATATAGGGTATTATGGTCAGTTGGCAACACTCAATGACTGTATTTATAGGAATATGTACAGGACTAGGTTTGTTCTGCTCAATGATATTGATGAGATCATTTTACCGTTCTCGCACATGATTTGGGACGCAATGATGAAAAGCCTTCAACAACAGAATCCAAATATTGGAATTTTCCTATTCGAAAATCATATTTTTCCTCAAACTGTGCCCATTGATGTCCACTTCTCTGATATTGCCTCCTGGAAAGACGTACCAGGATATAACATCCTCCAGTACGTCTATCGGGAACCAGACAGACCAGATTATTTCAATGCTCGGAAGATGATCGTGGATCCCAGGAAGGTCATACAGACGTCGGTTC TCCGGCGTGTCTCATTGGAAACAGCTCTGGTTTACCACTGCAGAGGACCTCTACAGAAGAAATTACCAAAGACCTCTTTAATAGAAGACAAGACTATCTGGAAACATAATGCCTCTCTTATCAGAAATGTTAATAAAGTTCTGGGGGAAATCTCATTCCAGTGA